The genomic DNA AGGCCATGCTTCACGATGCCGGGTCCTGGCATTGGGAGTTCAATGCGCTGGTCAAGTCGATCCGTGACCGGCTCCTGGCTCTCGCCGGGCTCGATGCGGGCGAGGGATGGGAGTGCATCCTGCTCCAGGGCAGCGGCACCTTCGGCGTCGAGGCGGTGCTGGCCAGCGTGGTGCCGCCCCAGGGCAAGGTGCTGGTCCATGCCAATGGCGCCTATGGCGAACGGGCCATCAGGATGCTCGAGCATCACCGCACGCCGCATGTCGCCTACCGCACGCCCGAGGATGCCGCGCCCGATCCGGTGGAACTCGACCGCCTGCTGGCCGATGACCCCACCATCACCCACGTCGTCGCCATCCATTGCGAAACCACCACGGGCATCCTGAACCCGATCGAGGCCCTCGGGCCGGTGGTGCGGCGTCACCAACGGGTGTTCATCGTCGATGCGATGAGCAGCTTCGGGGCGTTGCCCATCGACTTCCGGGCGTGCGGCATCGACTACCTCATCTCCTCGCCGAACAAGTGCCTCGAGGGCGTCCCAGGGTTTTCGTTCGTGTTCGGGCGGCGGGCGGATTTCGCGGCCACGGCGGGTTGGGCGCGCTCCTTGAGCCTGGATCTGCTCGGGCAGCTCGAGGGCTTCGACAAGAACGGGCAGTTCCGGTACACGCCGCCGACCCATTCCATCCTGGCGCTCCACCAGGCGCTCCAGGAACTCGAGATGGAAGGGGGTCGCGAGGCGCGGTTCGATCGGTACCAGGCGAATCATCGCACCCTGGTGGCGGGGATGACCGCGCTCGGATTTCGTCCCTACCTGCGCACCGTCGTGCAGAGCTGCATCATCACGTCGTTTGTCTTCCCGAAGGATCCCCGGTTCACCTTCGATGCCTTCTACCGGCGTCTCAGCGACGAGGGCCATATCATCTATCCGGGCAAGATCAGCCAGGCCGACACCTTCCGCATCGGGAGCATCGGCCGGATCTTCCCCTCGGATGTGTTGAATCTCGTCGCCGCTGTCCAGCGGGTCATCGACGCCATGCAGGTCCGGCCCGATGCGGGCGGGTCATCCGCGAGCTGACCTCCTGGCTGCAAGGCATGGATTGGCGTGCCTCCCCCCGAGCCGTTCGAACACGCTGAAGCGTGGACACCGAACCGGGCGGGGCTTCCGCGTCTGCCCTGCCGGCACAGAATCTCCGCCAGGCCGCCTTCGTGCTCGTGCTCGTGCTCTTGCTCGTGCTCGTGCTCTTGCTCTTGCTCGTACTCTTGCTCGTGCTCTTGCTCGTGCTCTTGCTCGTGCTCTTGCTCGTGCTCTTGCTCGTGCTCTTGCTCGCACTCGCACTCGGCCTTTCCCGCTCCGCTTCTTTCAACACCCAGACAGAATCCCTCCCGCGCACCCGTCGTCCGGTCAATTCGAGGAACGAGGACGAGTACCGCCCTTCGGGCTGAGTACGAGTACGATGACGGACAAATGGAATAATACGGAGTTGACCCCACTGCCCAAACCGTGAGGCAGGAACCAAGCTGCGCGGGGTCAGATTGGGCACGGTGCATCCCCAAGTTGTCGGTGAGGAGGCAGCAAATCGGAGGGACGAGCTCCGCGAGTCCTCAATCGAACGCACCACACCATTGCGGCCTCGTGGAACTCGGCCCTCCGAGGCGATGCTTCGCGAAGTTCGCGCCTCCACCCACTCCTCCGGGATGCACGGGATTGGCCAACCTCCGGACTTCCCCTGAAGACTCCGCACCGGCAGGCTTTTCCGCCCATGTCCAAAGCCGTCACGTTCACCGTCCATCATCGCACCTACTCGCCTCCGGCCCGCCCGGTGGCGGTCGTCTGCCTCGACGGGTCGGCCGACGAGTATCTCGACGCGGCCATTGCCCGCGGACGCATGCCCAACCTCGTCCGGATGACGGCATCGGGATACCGCGGCAAGGCCCGCGGGGCCATGCCCAGTTTCACCAACGTCAACAACACCTCGATCGTCACCGGGGTGCCGCCGGCCGTCCACGGGATCGGCGGGAACTTCTTCTACGAGGCGGACAGCGGGCGCGAGGTGATGATGAACTCGGCCTCGTTTCTCCGGGTCGAGACGATTTTTCCCGCGGCCCAGCGCGCGGGCCGGCGGGTCGCGGTGGTCACCGCCAAGGAGAAGCTGCGCGATATCTTCGCCCATGAGCTGATCGCGGCAGGCGGGATTGCCTTTTCCTCGGAGAAGGCCAATCAGGCCCGGATGGCGACCCATGGCATCGACGAGGTGGAAGCCCTGGCGGGACCGACGCCGGAGATCTACAGCGGGGAGGCGAGCCTGTACGTCCTGCGGGCCGGAGTGGCGCTGATCGAGCAGGACCGCGCGGACTTCCTGTATCTGAGCACAACGGATTTCATGCAGCACAAGTTCCCGCCCGAGGCGCCCGAGGCCCTCGAGTTCTATGCCGGGATCGATGCGCTGCTGGGCCGGCTTCTCGACCTGGGCGTGGTGGTGGGCCTGACCGCCGACCATGGGATGAACGACAAGCGGAAGGCCGATGGTTCGCCGAATGTGATCTATCTCGAGACCGCCCTGAACGACCGGTTCGGCCCCGGATTCCGCGTCATCCTGCCCATCACCGATCCGTACGTCGTGCATCACGGCGCCCTCGGCAGCTTTGCCCAGGTCCATTTGCCTCCGTCCGATGCGCGGATCGCCGTGCCCGAGGTGGCGACGTGGCTGCTGTCGCTGGTGGGAATCACCGAGGTGCATGACCGGGCGACGGGCGCGCGGTTGCTCGAACTGCCGATCGATCGGATGGGCGACATCGTGGTCTGCGCGGGGCGCGATGTCGTTCTGGGCCGGACGGTCGATTACCACGATCTGAAGGCGATCGAGGGCGGGCTTCGTTCGCACGGCGGACGGTACGAGGAAATGGTGCCGTTCATCCTGTCCGAGGCGCCTCGCCCCGAGTACCTCGCCCGGGCCCGCGCGGATGTCCGCAATTTCGACATCTTCGAGTTCACATGCAATGCGGGTGTGAAATCGGAGGGTTGAGCGCCACGAGGCCGCAGGGAAGGCGAGCGATGGGGGGCGCGCATCTCAGTCTTATGCAGCGGACCTCGTACTCGTACTCGTAATCGTAATCGTAATCGTAATCGTAATCGCCCTGCCCAATTCCCATGCGGAATGGGAGGTCCGAACAGGATCGAACCCATCGGGCCAGCCATGAGGCGACGCTGAAACGGTGTGTCTGCGAGTCGAGGACGATGACGCGTACGAGTACCGCCCTTCGGGCTGAGTACGAGTCCCGGGAAGGGGGAAGAGGTGTGGTGCAATGGATTGCGGACTCGCGGAGCTCGTCCCTCCGAAGGGTGAAGCGGGGTGGCGAGATCGGAGGGCCGAGTTCCACGAGGCCGGCAGGGGAGTGGTGCAATGGGATGGGAGGTCGCTCCCGATTTCGATTTCGATTTCGATTTCGATTCCGACTTGGGACTGTTCCGACGCTGAGGGTCGCCGAGTCCATGGGGTACCGAGTTCCAGACTGCTGCGGATCCCGACAAAACTGCGATCCTTCCCAGACCCATCCATGACCTCCTGGCGTGACCGTTCCCTGGCTTTGTTCCCTGCCGGTTCCAATGGCGAATACGCCATTCCTCCCGAACTCGTCCCCGTCCTCGAACGCGGGCACGGAGGCCGGGTGTGGGACACCGAGGGTCACGAATGGATCGACCTCACCATGGCCTGGGGTTCGGCGCTGGTCGGCCACGGACATCCGCATGTCTTCGAGGCGGTCACCCGGGCGGCCCGGGACGGCTTCAACTTCGCGGCTGTCAACCGGCGCAGTGTGGAGCTGGCGGAGCGGATCGCCGCCCTTTCGCCCTGCGTCGAGCGCCTGCGGTTTGTCGCGTCCGGCACGGAGGCCACGATGCTGTGCCTCCGGGTGGCCCAGGCGGCGACGGGCCGTTCGAAGGTGCTGAAGTTCGAGGGCGCCTACCACGGGCAGCACCCGGTGGGGGTGACCAGCATGCTCAACGGTCGTCCGGCCGTGCTTCCGCAATCCGATCCTTCGGGAGCCGGGGCGGCCTGGGTGGAGCGCGACGTGCTGGTGGCACCGTTCAATGACCTCGCGGCCACCGCGGCCATCGTGGCCCGGCATGCCGGCGAACTCGCGGCGGTGATCGTCGAGCCCCTGCACCGATGCCTGCCGCCGAAGGACGGTTTCCTGGCCGGGTTGCGCGACCTGACCCGGCGCCACGGGATCGTTCTGGTCTTTGACGAAGTCGTCACCGGCTTCCGCCTCGCCCTCGGTGGGGCGCAGGAATACTACGGGGTCATTCCGGACCTGGTCGCCTACGGCAAGGCGCTGGGCGGCGGGTTCCCATTGGGCGCCTACGGGGGCCGGGCGGACCTGATGGAGGTGGTCAACGAGCACCGGCTGCCGGGTCCGAACTATGCATGGTCCGCATCGACGACCGGCGGCAACCCTGTCTCCTGCGCCGCCGGTCTGGCGGTGCTGGACATCCTCTCGGAAGCAGGGGTGTACGAGCGGTTGCATGGCATGGGGCGGCGTTTGCGGGAAGGGATGGGCGAGGCGTTGGGGGCGTCGGGTGAGATCGGGCAGGTCCTGGGGGACGGCCCGGTGGCGCAGGTGGCGTTCTCGGCGGAACCCGTGGTGGACCAGCGTTCCTGGCTGGCGAGTGACCGGGCGCGGGGCCGTGCGCTCATGCTCGAACTGCTGCGGCGCCGGATCTTCCTGAATCCGCTGGGCACCAAGCTCTATGTGTCCCTGGCCCACGAGGAGACGGATCTGAAGGAGTTCCTGGAGCGGTTGGACGGGGCGCTGCGGGCGACCCGGGGCCGGTGTCAGGACGGGTAAGCCGTAACAGACGCTGGGCCGCAGCACTCCCCGTCACCGGTCCGCTTCGCGCAGGCACCACGCCCGAGTTCGCTCACCGGATCGTGAGCCGGGCATCGCGTGGTCGTGGCCTTCGGGTTCCGGTCCCGTATTCTTGCTCCTGCTCGCCCCCTCGCCCTCCACCACCGGGGCTGGATCGCGTTGAAATGCCTGTGCGTTCTGTTGCACAACCCCTGTTTAGCCTTGTCGCAGGGCAGCAAGATGCTCCATAACGCCGCCCGTACCCAGTTCGGTAACAAGTCAACCAACCCCTATTTGGAAGAAGAACCCATGAGGAGTAAAAAACCATGGGCAGCTTCCCGCCTGATCGCGGCGGGAGCGGCCTTATTCGTAGCCGGATCGGCATTCGCCGGTTCGGTCACCTACAACTTCACCACGGATCCGCAGGCCGATCCGAATCTCGAGTTCGGCGGG from Verrucomicrobiia bacterium includes the following:
- a CDS encoding aminotransferase class III-fold pyridoxal phosphate-dependent enzyme, encoding MTSWRDRSLALFPAGSNGEYAIPPELVPVLERGHGGRVWDTEGHEWIDLTMAWGSALVGHGHPHVFEAVTRAARDGFNFAAVNRRSVELAERIAALSPCVERLRFVASGTEATMLCLRVAQAATGRSKVLKFEGAYHGQHPVGVTSMLNGRPAVLPQSDPSGAGAAWVERDVLVAPFNDLAATAAIVARHAGELAAVIVEPLHRCLPPKDGFLAGLRDLTRRHGIVLVFDEVVTGFRLALGGAQEYYGVIPDLVAYGKALGGGFPLGAYGGRADLMEVVNEHRLPGPNYAWSASTTGGNPVSCAAGLAVLDILSEAGVYERLHGMGRRLREGMGEALGASGEIGQVLGDGPVAQVAFSAEPVVDQRSWLASDRARGRALMLELLRRRIFLNPLGTKLYVSLAHEETDLKEFLERLDGALRATRGRCQDG
- a CDS encoding 2-aminoethylphosphonate--pyruvate transaminase, which translates into the protein MVPSSRDKVLFTPGPLTTSLAVKQAMLHDAGSWHWEFNALVKSIRDRLLALAGLDAGEGWECILLQGSGTFGVEAVLASVVPPQGKVLVHANGAYGERAIRMLEHHRTPHVAYRTPEDAAPDPVELDRLLADDPTITHVVAIHCETTTGILNPIEALGPVVRRHQRVFIVDAMSSFGALPIDFRACGIDYLISSPNKCLEGVPGFSFVFGRRADFAATAGWARSLSLDLLGQLEGFDKNGQFRYTPPTHSILALHQALQELEMEGGREARFDRYQANHRTLVAGMTALGFRPYLRTVVQSCIITSFVFPKDPRFTFDAFYRRLSDEGHIIYPGKISQADTFRIGSIGRIFPSDVLNLVAAVQRVIDAMQVRPDAGGSSAS
- the phnA gene encoding phosphonoacetate hydrolase, yielding MSKAVTFTVHHRTYSPPARPVAVVCLDGSADEYLDAAIARGRMPNLVRMTASGYRGKARGAMPSFTNVNNTSIVTGVPPAVHGIGGNFFYEADSGREVMMNSASFLRVETIFPAAQRAGRRVAVVTAKEKLRDIFAHELIAAGGIAFSSEKANQARMATHGIDEVEALAGPTPEIYSGEASLYVLRAGVALIEQDRADFLYLSTTDFMQHKFPPEAPEALEFYAGIDALLGRLLDLGVVVGLTADHGMNDKRKADGSPNVIYLETALNDRFGPGFRVILPITDPYVVHHGALGSFAQVHLPPSDARIAVPEVATWLLSLVGITEVHDRATGARLLELPIDRMGDIVVCAGRDVVLGRTVDYHDLKAIEGGLRSHGGRYEEMVPFILSEAPRPEYLARARADVRNFDIFEFTCNAGVKSEG